The DNA segment TTGTTAGGTAGTATCAATTAATTTGAGTGCAGGTGGTACATGAGGCAGTAAGTATTGGCATTGAATACACGTCTGTTAATGAGGGAGCAGAAACAGGTGATGTAAATACAATATTATAAATACATTCATGTAAAGAAGGGCAATGTTATGAACGTAACCACCCCCTGTTAACATCTTAGCAGACTGtctttgcagctttaatttcatCTTCCGACAGCTTTCAAGTGGTCGGTCAAAACCATACTGTAACCAGCACCTGTGTAAAATACATGTCACTGGTCTCTATTGTTTGGCTCTACTGTTAGTCCACATGGTATTTTGTTTAACTGCTCCAAGAGCCACTGATTCATGTAGACAGAAGTGGCATGCGACTATGTTTTAGAGCACATCCACTGGTCACTCCTTGGTTACACACAGGTTATCTGCCTGCAACATACAGTGTGAATTCTGACAATAAGTGGCTGCACCTGAATGATGTAGGTGTGTTAAAGTAAATGGGGTCAAAGGTTAGAGGTAAACAGttgatttgttttatatttgtaccAAATTAGGATGactttgttgatttgttttcacTTTGACATTAGACTATGTTTCTGCTGGCGAGTGTTAAAATTATGatttcatttgttgttgtgaaagttgtaaaataaacctgaacattaaaggtccagtgtgtcggatttaggAGCATCTATTGACAGAAATAGAATGTAATATTCATAGCTAACAGAGCGCGTCTTCTTCCACAGTGTCTGCTATGTTGTTCTACGgtagcccagagtggacaaaccaaacactggctctagatgctTGGCTTGCTGAAGAGTTCCGGTTAGTTGCAGTGTGCAACTTCAgagctagatgccactgaaccccacacactagacctttaaataaGCACTGACAGAAAGATATACAAAACATTATCAAGAAATTGTTGAggaattttattttcatgtccAGATTTGACTGTTTAGTCGTTGTATATAAACTCCCTGTCAGGGATTATTACTAGATTTCTCATGTGGTATTGACAATGTGCTTTTTACATAGCTTTTTTGAAATGTGTTGAAATACTTTGCAGGCATCCagtaaacaaaataacacaGTTTGTTGCACAACTTCCTTTATACAATGCTTTGTTGTGATCTGATTGTCAGACCGAATCCTGTGTGCACAataagttttgtttttccagaaatttcaGGCCAACAGTTGTACCCACACTGATCCTCCCATGCCTTTCCCATGCATGCTCAGCATTTTTGGTTCTGTCTGGTGTTTAATGTAACTTTGTACCTGTTGATTTGCCTGACACCAGTGTATATCACTGCATTATGCTCTTAAAGCACAGTTTCATGAGAGCGCTGTTTCTCTGTGGCTCAGGGGCTCCATGCCCTCTCATGCCACCCACTCTGAAAACAGATGCGCAGACGGCGCTTTGCATAAAAACTTCCACTCAATTACAGCCGCTCTTCACACCACTCCTCCCTCGGCATCATGCCTTCCCAACGAAACCGAAAGCATGAATGCAAGTGATTGATTGCAGCAGTTGTCCTTGACTTGATCGGACTGGAATTTGTTGAAATTCTAAGCCCAGCGCCAGCAATCCATGACGGGGACCGAAATCGGAGCAGCAGAGACTTTAGTGATGTTAGAAACCACTGAGCACCACATCGGAAGTCTACCCGCCATCGCGTTAACCTATCCACCAGAGGAAGTTTAAAAAtacttggggggggggggggggggggggggggtgacggGTGACGGGTTTGGTGACGATGCGTGCGGCTGGATCAGGACTAATTCCTTGGATCTCCCTGACACTGACAGAGATGGCTTTGCTTGTCTGAGGATCCCGCAGTAGGACATGATAAATGGTAAGTGTGGTTTTAACCTATGGTGCGCAATTACGCAGCAGATGCGCTGATGAAGGAAATTACTCAAGGTTTAGTTGCTGATTATGAAGTCTGTGCGCACCGCTGTGCTTTAAGTGCACTGTATTCACACTGGTCATTATGGCATGTGGTGCAGACTGCTGGAAACCGACGGATGCTTTTACGCAGGTCAAGCTGTGGCGCACTATGCGTCCGAGCAGGAGCCACAGCTgaacactgacatatttttgtttttccttattttttttcctggacTTTTCCCTTACGTAATATGTATTATAACACCTCTCTCTTTTATAGTGTCTGACCGGAACTCTACTCCGTAGTGTCCTGGCGGTTCTCTTGTTGGCCAACGCTTGTGGTAAACGTAAATGTAACTACAGAGAAATCCTGGACTCCTACAGAGAGGTCATCTTCGTTGAGCTGCAGAATCTGGTATGAGGACATTGTTGCACGTGTGTTTTATGCCATTATGTGCATCTTATGTGTGACTTTGATAGATAGTATTTAATTTATCTGATCTAAAtgtcaagtcattcaagtcagctgcagctgttatTAAACATGTGGGAGCAATGCTTGGATATCCAGTGACAGCTGCAAAGTTCCAGTATTTGCAACTATCTTCACTTCACCAGTAAAGCCACCATCTGCACATGTTTTCCACTTTTGGATAAATCCATATTTGCTTGTTGTTTTGCAGAATTTGACTGGCTCAATCAATACCTCTAAAGTGAGAGACCCCTGTCCCTCAGGAAAGGTAAATGGCTTTACAGTATATTCactttcagcaccatggacagggTAGTAATGACTCAAAACAGGCTTATTTGTCCAGATACTGTTACACTGTAGGTTTCACAAGAACCTGACAAGATTTGGCAAATGCAAAAGAAGCTTTCCTCTGTGGGAATTATGAAGTGTAACTTAAATTTGTTGCGCAGTGCCATccaaaaaatttaaatgtagTGTCACGTTATTCACTCTCTGGGCTGCTCTCCCATGGCAGGCACGTCGCATCCTGGTTTCCATCTATGGTCTGACACAGCAGGCGCGGTGTCAGAGGGGTGGCAATCAGCAGTCTGACCTGGAAAAGCCACTGGAGAGCATGGAGCGGCTCATCATTCACAACTGCAGCCCTGATTATCTGGTGAGGAGACTGTAGAGAGATGTATTCTTCCATTTCTATTGGACAAATATATATTGATTTTCCATTTTCCCCACAATGAATAAGGACACACTGAAGAGCAAAACAAAACTGCTCTTCACAGAAAAGGATATCACACTCCTTACCCcatacagaaaataagaaacaaacaaagattgGGCTGGGGAAATGGATGATCTGTGATCTTATCTGATTTAAACAAGAATGCATAAACATCCTTAAAGATGTGACCTTGAAGTGAACTATTAAAGCATTTTGCTGCTTAACAATTCTTCTTCTGGTTGTATGCTTTCAGGGGAAGACAGCTTTTTGTTCAGCTGCCCAGAAAATACgaggaaagaagagaaaaaggatGAGGTTAATCAAAGTTATCAAGGCACTGATCAATTGTTGGCAGAAACTTCAGAGTGTCTCCATGCTCTCAAAGTAGGAAATGCTATGTCTCTGTGGTTCCTGTGAGACTGTGCTACTTTCAGGTGAATTTCCATAAAGTTCACCGCATCAAACAGAGGATGACTGTACTGACTGTATTTAGatagctgttgttgttttttttgaatGCAATGTCATGACTGTTTACTGTTGTCAAGTTCTCAGTGTTTTGTGTGTCAAAACTATACCAGACTTTGCATGTCGGTATTGCTCCTTGTTTCATGAAATAGTTTTATAGTAACCACAGAtaagctaaaaataaaatatccacAATGCATTCCAATACTTTCAGAATATGCACATTTTCCAAAGTCTCTCTTGTTGTAACAAGCATTTTTGTCTTTGTAAGCTACATGTCACTATAACCATGAAATGTCTgtcatttatgtatttttgatatatGCAGTAtaataaaacaaacttttttaaatgtctgatttctactcatatgaagtcttggtattattatcattattattattattattattattattattattattattattgaagtACACAtgtagtttttaatttaatttattttttatatttttaatttattattattattattactactactactactacttttacAGTAAGTGTATTTATTATTGTAACAAACTACAACCAGGCAGGCAACAGGAGAttacaaaacattaaagtaaaaagtaaaataatacataaatatatatttttttaatttaattttttttttggtcacacTTCGCCTTTTTATTGGCGgttgttaataaataaataaatttatctAATGCTATAGTCAAGTTAATCATATATTTTGGAGTGAAATAAAAGCTGCACTCatagtaaacaacaacaactttgtGCCTAAAGTAGACTTCCGGGTAAAGTCCGTTCACTACAGATGCGGAACACTTGTAAAACAGCCCTGTTTCCGCCCGGAACACTAGACATGTTGCACGACGTCGACCAAACGATTTTCTAACGATATGAAACATCAACAAGGTATTGTAACGGACAATAGACGTTAGTAATATTGACAAATATACACAAATGTATGTTTAAAAcgtcatttaaatgttttatttccgTAATATGTTCTCGTTTACGTTGTTTTTTAGAGACAGATAAACTGCGTTcattcaaacattttaaaaacacagcatCACTCGGTGTTAACTGTCGGACATAATAACATCACACACTGTGTTGCCTGGCTTGTTTTAGTCAGTAACGTTAAGTCAAGTAGCCTTTGACAGAGCAGACATGGCCGCCAGCAACAGTGTGGACATGGACCCAGATGTTGCTCTGAGGCTGTTTGAGGAGGGTGCTACCCTGGTGCTGCTGGGTGTCCCTCGGGGCACAGAGCTGGGGATTGACTGCAAGAGCTGGCAGGTTGGTCCCCGCTTCAAGGGTGTGAAGATGATCCCCCCAGGCCTGCACTTTCTCCACTACTGCTCTGTGAACTCTCCAAGCTGTGGAGGAGAAATTGGCCCAAAGACAGGCCTTTTCCTCACTCTCAAACCCAGAGACATTCTGCTGGCCAACTGGGATCCCCAAAAAGAGGATCTGGACTTCTCAGCCTCCCAGAATGAAGAGGAGGTGAGTCGGATCAGGGCCACCTTACGAGACCTGGATCCTCACCTG comes from the Epinephelus lanceolatus isolate andai-2023 chromosome 8, ASM4190304v1, whole genome shotgun sequence genome and includes:
- the LOC144464141 gene encoding uncharacterized protein LOC144464141, with translation MCLTGTLLRSVLAVLLLANACGKRKCNYREILDSYREVIFVELQNLNLTGSINTSKVRDPCPSGKARRILVSIYGLTQQARCQRGGNQQSDLEKPLESMERLIIHNCSPDYLGKTAFCSAAQKIRGKKRKRMRLIKVIKALINCWQKLQSVSMLSK